CGGAGCTGGTGGCCGCCAAGCGCGCGAACCCGACCGACGACGTGCTCAGCGAGCTCACCGACAGCGATCTGACCGATGAGGAGCTGCAGGGGATCGCCCTGATCCTGCTGGCGGCCGGGCTCGACACCACCGCGAACATGCTCGCCCTCGGCACCTTCGCGCTGCTGCGTAACCCGGAGCAGCTGGCCGCGCTGCGCGCCGATCCCGCGCTCGCCGACCGGGCCGTGGAGGAACTGCTGCGGTACCTCAGTGTCGCCAAGACGTTCATGCGGACGGCGCTGGAGGATGTCGAGGTGGGTGGCGAGACCGTCAAGGCCGGCTCGCGGGTGATCCTGTCGTACAACACCGCCAACCGTGACCCCGAGCGCTTCGCCGACCCCCACGTACTCGACCTGCGCAGGCAGGACGGCGGGCACCTGGCCTTCGGTCACGGCATCCACCAGTGCCTGGGGCAGCAGCTGGCCCGCGTCGAGATGCGGGTCGCGTTCCCCGCGCTGGTCAACCGCTTCCCCACGCTGCGCCTGGCCGTACCGCCCGAAGGGGTCGCCCTGCGCCCGGAGACCGCGGACATCTACGGGGTGAAGAGCCTCCCGGTCACCTGGGATGCGTGACCGATGAGGATCACTGTGGACGCCGAGCGCTGCGTCGGTTCCGGAATGTGCGTGTTGACGGTCGGCGAGGTGTTCGACCAGCGTGAGGACGACGGCAGGGCGGTCGTACTGCGACCCGAGCCGCCCGCTGAAACGTGGGAGTTGGTTCGCGAGGCCGTCGACCTGTGCCCTGCGGCGGCGATCGTCCTGTCGACCGACCGCCGACCCTAGGGTGAGTCGGGCAAGTTTCGCCGTACCCCTGTCTCCCAGGAGCGCAGGGGTACGGGCCCGCGTGACTCGGCCCCTTCTACTGTGCCAACTTCGGTCGGTACGAGGCGATGATCACGCCGCTTTTCATGACCTTGGTGTCGACCAGCTCGAACGACGCCCTGACGTCCTTGAGTGGCGTGCTGACGCTGTCGCCGCCCTCGATGACCGGGTGGATCCAGAACCGGACCTCGTCGAACAGGCCCGCCTGGAGCAGTTGGGCGGTGACCGACCCGTAGCCGTACTGGAGGATGTTCCTGCCCTCCTGGGCCTTGAGCCTGGTGACCTCCTCGATCAGGTTCCCCTGCAGCACCTCGGTGTTCTTCCAGGTGGGGTCGGTCAGGGTCGTCGAGGCGACGTACTTCTTGACGTTGTTGAAATAGGCCGCGCCGGTGCTCGGGTCGCTCTCGTCCTGGTTCGGCCACGCGGCGGACATGCCGTCATAGGTGGCCCGGCCCATCAGCAGCGCGTCGGCCCCGTCCGTCTGCGAGCCGGCGAAGGCACCTGCCTCGTCGTCGAAGTACGGCATGGTCCAGACGGGGTTCTCGATGACGCCGTCGAGGGTGATGTAGGTCGAGTTGATGAGCTTTCGCACTGGAATCTCCTGGCTGTCCGTGGCGCTCCGTGTTGACACCCAGAACCTTGCCGTAACCCGCTTACGATTCGCTTCAGGTGCACTTACGCTGCCGGTTCGCGGTGGTGATTCGGGGCGGCCACCACCCGAAACCTGGTGCGGCGAGGGCTGATCGGCCGGCCCGGTGACTCTCCGAAGTGGACCTTGCTAAGATCCACGCATTCCCATACCCTGGCTCGCGGAAGACAGCTATTGAATGCGCGCCAATGGCTTCCGCCGGTCTTGGGGGCACAATTTGCCGTACAATTTCTTCCCTGCTGGTCTCGGCATAACGCCCTGGGTGGAATGCGTGCCGTCGGTAACCATTGACCCGCTTTTTGTCTGCCCGTGACGATCGCTGATCAGGGCGTCGGCCGTACGCGCGACGGAATGCGGCACTTCCGGTTCCTGGTGGTCGGCAACGCCGTCTCGGCGTACGGCAGCTACCTGGACATGGTGGCGCTCAACCTGTTCGCGTACGCGCTCACCGGCAGCGCGTTGCAAACCGGGCTGATCATGGCGCTGCGCCTCGCCACGGGCTTCCTCACCGGATTCGGCGCCGGCACGCTCGTCTCCCGGTTCGACCGCAAACGGATCATGGTGACCTCCGATGTCACCCAGGCGCTCGCGCTCATCGTCCTGGTGCTCGCGCCGACGGTGACCCAGGCATGGCTGCTGTACCTCGTCGCCGTCGTCACCGGTGCCGGCGCCACCCTCACCAACGTCGCCCTGCGCAGCAGCATCCCCGAGATCGTCGGCCAGGACCAGCGGGTACGGGCGAACGCGCTGCTCGCCACCGGTCGCTCGATCGCGATGGTCGCCGGCTTCGCCTCGGCCGGCGTGCTCATCTCCACACTCGGCTATTCGGGCGCCTTCCTCATCGACGCCGGGGCGTTCCTCTTCTCGGCCGCGAACCTGGCCCGGCTGCCGATCACCACGCGCGGCGGTGGGGCGGAGCCCGGACCGGGTCGTGCGTCGCAGCCGTCGGGAGTGCTCGCGGCACAGCTCACCGCCCTGCGCTACCTGCGCCTCACGCCGATCCTGCTCGCCCTGATCAGCCTGCGCGCCATCGACGCGTTCGGGTCGGCCTCGCACAACGTCGGCCTGCCGGTGCTCTCCACCGCGCTCGACCCGGAGCACCCGGCCACGTTCGTGTCCCAGTTCTGGGCCACCTGGGCGATCGGCAACATCGTCGCCCAGCGAGCCGTCGCGCGTTGGGCGACCCGTACCGGGCGGACCATCGGCGAGCGCGCGTTCGCGGTCGGTGCCGCGCTCATGTCGGTCGCGTTCATCCTCACCTTCACCGCACCGCCGTTGCCGCTGGCCATCGTGGTCGCGGCCATGGCCGGCGTCGCGGACGGCTTCACCGAGATCGCGTACACCACGCGGTTGCAGTCCGCCCCCGACGAGCAGCGCGGACACGTCTTCGGTTTCTCCGCCATGGCGGAGAACCTCGGCTTCGGCGTCGGCATGGTGGCCTGCTCGTTCCTGCTGGAGCGGTTCACCCCGCTGACCGTGGTCAGCACGTTCCACGGACTCGCGGTGCTGCTGGCCCTGGCGATGGTGGTCGCACTCTCGCTCCGGCGGCGGTCGACGAAATGAGGGACACGATGCACGGCACCCCTGGCGACCGGAACCCCGAGGACCGGCGGATCGCGATCGTCGGCATGGCCTTCCGGCTCCCCGGCGCGGACACGCCGGATGCGTACTGGCACAACATCCGCAGCGGTGTGACCAGCGTACGGAGGTTCGGTCAGGAGGAGCTGGCCGCCGCCGGGGTGCCCGCCGAGGTGCGCGAGTCACCCGATTTCGTGGCGGTCAGCGGGGTGCTCGACGACATCGACTCCTTCGACGCCGAGTTCTTCGGGATGAGTCCGCAGGAGGCGCGCACCGTCGACCCGCAGCACCGGCTGTTCCTGGAGACCTGCTACCACGCGCTGGAGAACGGCGGCTACGCGGCAACACCGCCCGACGTACGGGTGGGGATCTTCGCGGGGGTCGGCTACCACCTGTACCCGCTCAACACGTACCTGCGCAACAACCTGCCCGAGGCGCGTTGGGAGGGCGACTTCGCCTCCGCGTTCCAGGTGGCGGTGGGGAACTTCAACGACTTCGCGGCCACCCGGGTCGCGTACCGTCTCGGGCTCACCGGCCCGGCGATCACCGTGCAGACCGGTTGTTCGACCTCACTGGTCGCGGTGCACCTGGCCGGGCAGGCGCTGCTCGCGGGCGACGCCGACCTGGCCCTGGCGGGCGCGTCGGCGGTGCACACCCCGCAGATCCTGGGTTACCGCCACGTCAAGGGCACGATCCTGTCCCGCTCCGGCCGCTGCCGTGCGTTCGACGCGTCGTCCGACGGCACGGTCGGTGGCAACGGGGTCGCGGCGGTGCTGCTGAAACGGTACGACCGCGCGGTCGCCGACGGCGACACCATCCACGCAGTGATCCTGGGCGTCGGCGTCAACAACGACGGCGCCTCGAAGCGGAGCTATCTCGCGCCGAGCGCGACCGGGCAGCGCGGGGCCATCCTGCGCGCGCTCGACGTGGCCGGGGTCTCGCCCGAGACCATCGGTTACCTGGAAACCCACGGCACCGGCACCTACAAGGGCGACCCGATCGAGTTCGACGGCATGACCTCGGCGTACCGGGCACGCACCACCCGGACCGGATACTGCGCCATCGGGTCGGCCAAGCCCGCCCTCGGCCACCTCGACGCCTGCGCCGGCATGGCCGGCCTCATCAAGACGGTACTGGCGCTGAAACACGGGGAGGTCCCGCCACTGGTCGGCTTCGAGCGGCCCAACCCGGCGTTGGACCTGGCCGCCAGTCCGTTCTTCATCCCCACCGAGGCGCAACCCTGGCCCGACCTGCCCGGCCCGCGCCGGGCCGGGGTGACCTCACTCGCGGTCGGCGGCACGAACGTGCACGTGATCCTCGAAGCGCCACCGCCGGTCCCGGCCGCCCGGCGGCGACCCGAGGCCGCCGAGCCCGTGACGCTGCCGCTCTCCGCCCACCACCCGGAGAGCCTGCGTACGCTCGCCGGCAGATTCCGCGACCACCTGCGTGCCGACCCCGGACCCGACCTGGCCGACCTGGTCACCACCGCCGCGATCGGTCGACCGCCGTCGCGGCACCGGCTCGTCGTCACGGGCGCCACGCCAGCGGCGCTAGCGGACGCGTTGGACGAATACCTCGCCGGACCGGGACAGCAGCGCGCGTACCGGGTGGCGACCGCGGCACCGGTTCCGGACGGGGGAGTCGCACCGGCCTTCGTGTACGGCGGACAGGGCACCCCGTACGGCGGTATGGCCGCGCCGCTCTACCGGCGGTACCCGGAGTTCCGTGCCGTGCTCGACCGGTGCGAGGCGTACCAGCATCGGACCGGCGGACCCTCGCTGCTCACGCCGCTGCTCAGCGACGCCGGGGGCGACCGGGGCACGAATCCCGTCGCCGATCCGCCCGTCGCCGGGGCGGCGGTCTGGGAGACCGATGTGGCGCAGCCGGCGCTGTTCGCGTTCCAGACCGCGCTGACCCGGCTGTGGCGGTCGTTCGGTGTCACGCCACACGTCGTCGCCGGGCACAGCGTCGGCGAGTACGCGGCCCTGGCCGCAGCCGGCGCACTGTCGATCGAGGACGGGCTGCGGCTCACCGGAGTACGTGGCCGGCTGATGCGTGAGTACGCCGAACCAGGTGCCATGGTCGCGGTCCTCGCCGCCCGGCCGGCGGTCGACGAACTGCTCGCCACCGACCGGCGTCTCGACCTCGCCGCGATCAACGCGCCGGAGAACCACGTTCTCGCCGGGCCGGTCGACGCGGTCGACTCGGCCTGCCGACGGTTGGACGAGCGCGGGCTGCGCTGGCGCCGGCTCGCGGTGAACCGCGCGTTCCACTCGGCACTGCTCGATCCGGTCCTCGCCCCGCTGCGCGAGGTGTGCGGCGGGATCTCGCTCGCACCCCTGGACACGCCGGTGGTCAGCAGCGTGGACGGGACCGTGCTGCCGGTCGGGCACCGGCTGGACCCGGCGTACCTGGTCCGGCAGACCCGCGAGCCGGTCCGGTTCGACCTGGTCACGGCCGCGCTCGCGATGGCTGGCGACGCATCGGCCGCCGTCCCGGTGCTGGAGTTGAGCCCGCATCCGAGCCTGGTCGGGCTGCTCCGGTCGGCGCTGCCCGGATCGCCGGTGTTCGCCGCCCAGGATCGCGGTGCTGGGCTCGACCAGCACTTCGAGGCGGTCGCCCGGCTGCACGTGCACGGTGTCGCCGTGGACTGGGCCGCCGTACTCGGCCCCGGTGCCGGTCGCCGGGTGCCGCTGCCCGCCTATCCGTTCCAACGACGGGTCCACTGGACCGGACCGCCGCTGACCCGAACCGACCCTGGAGGCGTGATGGTTGACGTTGACACCGGCCGCGACACCGGCACCGCCGCGACCGGCGAGCCCGCCGTGCCGGAACTGGAGCCGGTGGTCGCACGGGTACGTGAGATCAGCGCCCGGCACCTCGGCTGCGCCCCGGACGACATCGACACCGAGCGCCCGTTCTTCCAGTTGGGTGCCGACTCGCTGACGATGATCAACGCCCTGCGGGAGTTCGAGGGCGAGTTCGGCGTACGGATCGCCATGCGCGAACTGTTCGAGCAGGCGGACACCCCGCGCAGGCTCTCGCACCTGATCCTGTCCCGGCGTGCGCCCGCCGCCCCGGTGGCCGTACCCGTCGCCCCGGTGGCCGAGCCGCCCGTGGTCGAGGCGCCGGCCACCGTGGTCGTACCCGAACTGCCGGAACCGACCGCGGCGCCGAGGCCCCCGGCGGTGCCCGAGCCGCACGGGCCGAGGGTGACCGTCGCCCACGGCTCCGGTCAGGCCGGCTCGGTCTCCACCGGCAGTCAGCGGGACCACGTCGACGACCTGCGACGCCGGTACGTGGCGAAGACCCGGCGCTCGAAGGAGATCGCCCAGCACTACCGGGGTGTGCTGGCGGACAGCCGAGCCGTGGTCGGATTCCGCACCGCGACCAAGGAGATGCTGTACCCGATCGCCGCGGAGCGCGCCAAGGGCGCGTGGTTGGAGGACGTGGACGGCAACCGGTACCTCGACATCACCATGGGCTTCGGCGTGCTGCTCTTCGGCCACGAGCCGGACGACGTCAGCGAGGCGGTACGCGAGCACCTGTCCCGGGGTGTCCAGCTCGGCCCGCGCAGCGTCGACACCGGCGAGGCGGCCGCTCTGCTCAGCGAGCTGACCGGGATGCAACGGGTGGCGTTCGCGAACTCGGGCACGGAGGCGAACTCCGCCGCGATCCGGCTGGCCCGGGCCGCCACCGGGCGCGACAAGATCGTCATGTTCCACGGCTCCTACCACGGGCACGCCGACAACGTGCTCGGCCGCTCGCTCGGCACCGGCGCGGACCGGGCCACCGTCCCGGTCTCCACCGGCATCCCGGCCAGCGCCGTCGCGGACCTGGTCGTCCTCGACTACGGGGCGCCGGAGAGCCTGGACGCGATCGAGGCGCTCGGCGAGCGGCTGGCGGCCGTCATCGTCGAGCCGGTGCAGAGCCGCCACCCCACCCTCCAACCGGCCCAGTTCCTGCACCGGCTGCGCGAGATCACCCGGCGGTACGGCATCGTGCTGATGTTCGACGAGATGCTGACCGGGTTCCGGCCGCACCCGCGCGGCGCCCAGGGCCTGTTCGGTGTGACGCCCGACCTCGCCACGTACGGCAAGCTGCTCGGCGGCGGCTTCCCGATCGGGGCGATCGCCGGCCGCGCCGACATCATGGACGGCGTCGACGGCGGCTTCTGGCGGTACGGCGACGACAGCCGGCCGGAGCGCGAGACGACCTTCTTCGGCGGCACCTACATCCAGCACCCGGTGTCGATGGTGGCCGCCCGTGCCGTGCTGACCCGGTTGAAGGAGCAGAGCCCGCAGCTGCAGCAGGCGCTGAACAGCCGGACCGACCGGCTGGTCGGCACCTTGAACGCGTTCTTCGAGGAGGAGGAGTACCCGGTCCGCCTCGGCCACTTCGGCTCGCAGCTCCGCTTCGAGCACCGGGCCGACCTCGAACTGCTCTACCACCACCTGCTGCTCAAGGGCGTGTACGTGTGGGAGTGGCGCAACTTCTTCCTCTCCACCGAACACACCGACGACGACGTCGACACGCTCGTCGACGCGGTCCAGCGTTCACTGCGGGAGATGCGCGGCGCCGGTTTCCTCGCCCGGCCACATCTCACCGCCGTACCCGCCACCGCCTCGCTCCCCACCGCCCCCGCCGTGTCGTCGCCCACCGCTGTCGCGCTGCCCGAGGTGTTAGGAAGGGCCCCTTCCTCTACCGAATCCGATAACAAGGGGCCCTTCCTTCCCCGGGTGGCTCCGGATTTCAGTGTGTACTTCTTCGGGGACTATCCGGGGGGTGCGGAGGGCGTCGACCCGTACGAGTCGATCGTCGACACGGCCCGGTACGCGGACGAGCACGGATTCCACGCGCTCTGGATACCCGAGCGACACTTCCACTCCTTCGGCGGAGTGTTCCCCAATCCGGTGGTGCTCGCCGCCGCGCTGGCCCGCGAGACGAGTCGGATCCGGCTGCACGCCGGTTCGGTGGTCCTGCCGCTGCACGACCCGATCCGGGTTGCCGAAGAGTGGTCCATGGTGGACCGGCTCTCCGGTGGGCGGGTCGGCATCGGCTGCGCGCCGGGCTGGCACGCGGGCGACTTCGTCCTCGCCCCGGAGAACTTCGGCCCGCACCGCGAGGTGATGTACAGCCATCTCGACCAGGTACGGCGCCTCTGGCGGGGGGAGCCGGTGCGACGCCGTTCCGGCACCGGCGACACCATCGAGGTACGCACCCTGCCCCGCCCCGTACAGGCGGCGCCACCGATGTTCGTGGCGGTCGTCGGCAACCCGGAGTCGTACCAGCGTGCGGCCGAGCACGACCTCGGCGTGGTCACGAACCTGATGAGCCAGTCGGTGGAGCAGTTGGCCGACAACATCGTGCGGTACCGCAAGGCCCGGGCCGCGCACGGACTCGACCCCCAGGCCGGGCGGGTGGTCGTACTCGTGCACACCTACCTCGGCGAGGACGCGCGGCGGGCCCGGTCCGAGGCGTTCGCGCCGCTGCGGACGTACATGCGCTCCTCGCTGTCGCTGTTCGGGCAGATGACGAACAGCCTCGGCTTCCAGGTCGACCTGGACGGCGCCCGCGAGGAGGACCTGGACTATGTGTTCGAGCGCGCCTATGACCGGTACTGCGAGTCCCGTGCGCTGATCGGCTCGCCGGAGGAGAGCGCCAGGCTGATCGACGCGCTCGCGGCGGCGGGGGTCGACGAGGTGGCCGCGTTGGTCGACTTCGGGGTACGCCCCGAGCAGTTGCGGGCCGGCCTGTCTCAGCTCGACCGCCTGCGCGCCCGCTACCACGAAGCCGCCCCGGTGCCGGCCGCGCCGGTCGTGGCGGCGGCGCCGCCGGATCGGTCCGGGCCGCTGTCGCACGGGCAGGCGCGGATGTGGTTCCTCGAACGGCTGCACCCGGGCCAGGGCGCCTACAACGAACCGACCGCCGTACGCCTCGACGGGCGG
The Micromonospora pisi DNA segment above includes these coding regions:
- a CDS encoding cytochrome P450, with protein sequence MGESPHAVTTMPTARQLGCPFDPPAELIEARQHSPISRYTFPGGKPGWLVTGYDLVRSVLADPRFSSRKEFMLHPTIDYGDIEIPPAPPGEFLLMDEPQHSRYRKPLMGKFTVRRMRLLTERVEQITADHLDAMEKTGPPTDLVTAFARPIPAIMICELLGVPYRDRGSFQEQVDSFMNGETSDEDLIAAYTATQNYLAELVAAKRANPTDDVLSELTDSDLTDEELQGIALILLAAGLDTTANMLALGTFALLRNPEQLAALRADPALADRAVEELLRYLSVAKTFMRTALEDVEVGGETVKAGSRVILSYNTANRDPERFADPHVLDLRRQDGGHLAFGHGIHQCLGQQLARVEMRVAFPALVNRFPTLRLAVPPEGVALRPETADIYGVKSLPVTWDA
- a CDS encoding ferredoxin; translation: MRITVDAERCVGSGMCVLTVGEVFDQREDDGRAVVLRPEPPAETWELVREAVDLCPAAAIVLSTDRRP
- a CDS encoding dihydrofolate reductase family protein, yielding MRKLINSTYITLDGVIENPVWTMPYFDDEAGAFAGSQTDGADALLMGRATYDGMSAAWPNQDESDPSTGAAYFNNVKKYVASTTLTDPTWKNTEVLQGNLIEEVTRLKAQEGRNILQYGYGSVTAQLLQAGLFDEVRFWIHPVIEGGDSVSTPLKDVRASFELVDTKVMKSGVIIASYRPKLAQ
- a CDS encoding MFS transporter, encoding MTIADQGVGRTRDGMRHFRFLVVGNAVSAYGSYLDMVALNLFAYALTGSALQTGLIMALRLATGFLTGFGAGTLVSRFDRKRIMVTSDVTQALALIVLVLAPTVTQAWLLYLVAVVTGAGATLTNVALRSSIPEIVGQDQRVRANALLATGRSIAMVAGFASAGVLISTLGYSGAFLIDAGAFLFSAANLARLPITTRGGGAEPGPGRASQPSGVLAAQLTALRYLRLTPILLALISLRAIDAFGSASHNVGLPVLSTALDPEHPATFVSQFWATWAIGNIVAQRAVARWATRTGRTIGERAFAVGAALMSVAFILTFTAPPLPLAIVVAAMAGVADGFTEIAYTTRLQSAPDEQRGHVFGFSAMAENLGFGVGMVACSFLLERFTPLTVVSTFHGLAVLLALAMVVALSLRRRSTK
- a CDS encoding non-ribosomal peptide synthetase/type I polyketide synthase; translated protein: MHGTPGDRNPEDRRIAIVGMAFRLPGADTPDAYWHNIRSGVTSVRRFGQEELAAAGVPAEVRESPDFVAVSGVLDDIDSFDAEFFGMSPQEARTVDPQHRLFLETCYHALENGGYAATPPDVRVGIFAGVGYHLYPLNTYLRNNLPEARWEGDFASAFQVAVGNFNDFAATRVAYRLGLTGPAITVQTGCSTSLVAVHLAGQALLAGDADLALAGASAVHTPQILGYRHVKGTILSRSGRCRAFDASSDGTVGGNGVAAVLLKRYDRAVADGDTIHAVILGVGVNNDGASKRSYLAPSATGQRGAILRALDVAGVSPETIGYLETHGTGTYKGDPIEFDGMTSAYRARTTRTGYCAIGSAKPALGHLDACAGMAGLIKTVLALKHGEVPPLVGFERPNPALDLAASPFFIPTEAQPWPDLPGPRRAGVTSLAVGGTNVHVILEAPPPVPAARRRPEAAEPVTLPLSAHHPESLRTLAGRFRDHLRADPGPDLADLVTTAAIGRPPSRHRLVVTGATPAALADALDEYLAGPGQQRAYRVATAAPVPDGGVAPAFVYGGQGTPYGGMAAPLYRRYPEFRAVLDRCEAYQHRTGGPSLLTPLLSDAGGDRGTNPVADPPVAGAAVWETDVAQPALFAFQTALTRLWRSFGVTPHVVAGHSVGEYAALAAAGALSIEDGLRLTGVRGRLMREYAEPGAMVAVLAARPAVDELLATDRRLDLAAINAPENHVLAGPVDAVDSACRRLDERGLRWRRLAVNRAFHSALLDPVLAPLREVCGGISLAPLDTPVVSSVDGTVLPVGHRLDPAYLVRQTREPVRFDLVTAALAMAGDASAAVPVLELSPHPSLVGLLRSALPGSPVFAAQDRGAGLDQHFEAVARLHVHGVAVDWAAVLGPGAGRRVPLPAYPFQRRVHWTGPPLTRTDPGGVMVDVDTGRDTGTAATGEPAVPELEPVVARVREISARHLGCAPDDIDTERPFFQLGADSLTMINALREFEGEFGVRIAMRELFEQADTPRRLSHLILSRRAPAAPVAVPVAPVAEPPVVEAPATVVVPELPEPTAAPRPPAVPEPHGPRVTVAHGSGQAGSVSTGSQRDHVDDLRRRYVAKTRRSKEIAQHYRGVLADSRAVVGFRTATKEMLYPIAAERAKGAWLEDVDGNRYLDITMGFGVLLFGHEPDDVSEAVREHLSRGVQLGPRSVDTGEAAALLSELTGMQRVAFANSGTEANSAAIRLARAATGRDKIVMFHGSYHGHADNVLGRSLGTGADRATVPVSTGIPASAVADLVVLDYGAPESLDAIEALGERLAAVIVEPVQSRHPTLQPAQFLHRLREITRRYGIVLMFDEMLTGFRPHPRGAQGLFGVTPDLATYGKLLGGGFPIGAIAGRADIMDGVDGGFWRYGDDSRPERETTFFGGTYIQHPVSMVAARAVLTRLKEQSPQLQQALNSRTDRLVGTLNAFFEEEEYPVRLGHFGSQLRFEHRADLELLYHHLLLKGVYVWEWRNFFLSTEHTDDDVDTLVDAVQRSLREMRGAGFLARPHLTAVPATASLPTAPAVSSPTAVALPEVLGRAPSSTESDNKGPFLPRVAPDFSVYFFGDYPGGAEGVDPYESIVDTARYADEHGFHALWIPERHFHSFGGVFPNPVVLAAALARETSRIRLHAGSVVLPLHDPIRVAEEWSMVDRLSGGRVGIGCAPGWHAGDFVLAPENFGPHREVMYSHLDQVRRLWRGEPVRRRSGTGDTIEVRTLPRPVQAAPPMFVAVVGNPESYQRAAEHDLGVVTNLMSQSVEQLADNIVRYRKARAAHGLDPQAGRVVVLVHTYLGEDARRARSEAFAPLRTYMRSSLSLFGQMTNSLGFQVDLDGAREEDLDYVFERAYDRYCESRALIGSPEESARLIDALAAAGVDEVAALVDFGVRPEQLRAGLSQLDRLRARYHEAAPVPAAPVVAAAPPDRSGPLSHGQARMWFLERLHPGQGAYNEPTAVRLDGRLDLRALRTALELLVARHAALRTVFREQDGEPVQIVLGRGTVDFAVEEHTGRDEDEVVRAALAAETRRPFDLATGPLFVSRLLRWSDERHVLVLSFHHIVVDATSATVLARDLSALYRAELTGQPADLPDVSRDCLDLAREEAGRGSGEQTGADANGRRDRVAANGRRDHGAGLDYWCARLAGDLPVLDLPTDRPRPTTQTGNGASVWRRLDSELSERLRRLGGVHRATLFMTMLAGYAATLRRFTRTDDLIVGTPVSNRPAGAERVVGFFLNTVALRLDLSGDPTFAELLGRVRDTALDAYDHADVPLDAVVRAVRPVRDTSRNPIFQTMIEFENDDAFPFDLPGVDARTLDHRAERALADLSFYVTNHRDGINCRLEYNTDLFDGGSIERLLSYLVAILEAAAHDPGTPISALVGILPADRDTLARWGTGRRREPPQGCLHDAVRRWAVETPQSVAVIGGGSVLTYRQLDERARVLADRLARLGVGAGEIVALWLPRSPEFVVATLAVLRTGAAYLPLDPLLNGRQVRFMISDSGARVVLTTEGNEPADLPDGVRPLHVDVEVDEATVRGSLPRVADDPDAPCYVIYTSGSTGTPKGAVITHRSVLNLSRWYHDKLELTSADRSAAVCGQSFDASMLEIWPTFMAGGSLAIADDAVRLDSMALARWMRTAGVTVAMLPTPIGEGLLSLPVAAQPRLRHLAVGGQQLRVRPRPDLPYVVHNVYGPTETTVVVVVDVVADASSAPDGPIPIGRPLDNIHVEVRDQHGNLAPLGAVGELFIGGAGVGRGYLHRPELTADRFVDDPSGGPGARFYRSGDLVRWTPDGVLVFLGRADDQVKIRGNRVEPGESSAVLRGLDLVADGIVVARRDHNGDAYLAGYVVPASGVPHQGIAERLVAAMSDKLPDVLVPRVWALLPVLPQTGNNKFDQANLPEPTIRTAAPGPVLSGPVPPGPVLSGRVPPPPIPAPPPASVPVPRVDDLERTVRALWAAELDQEPETIEETSSFFALGGHSINALRLLNRVHEATGVEYPALDFFRAPTVGAMVERLCEHATPAANSHPGRVRGTL